A genomic region of Echeneis naucrates chromosome 24, fEcheNa1.1, whole genome shotgun sequence contains the following coding sequences:
- the marcksa gene encoding myristoylated alanine-rich protein kinase C substrate a, with protein MGAQLSKTTAGKAETEAEKPGEDVASPTKTNGQENGHVKANGDASPAAAENGKEEVQANGNATAEESPKVEAKKATPAPAETEAANGETVEAASPDPAEGEATKAEDGATPSTSNETPKKKKKRFSFKKSFKLSGFSFKKTKKQTGEGAENEEEVPAAASTEEAKAEGTAEEAGASEEAKPPEGGAEPAAEQAKEEVEVKPEAVAAVPSEKAAEEAKEAAPAEEPKANEEPAKPATEETPKAEEGTPAQQEPASSEAPVALAEAAE; from the exons ATGGGAGCGCAATTGTCCAAGACAACCGCTGGAAAAGCTGAAACCGAGGCTGAGAAGCCGGGAGAGGATGTTGCTTCGCCCACCAAGACCAATGGACAG GAAAATGGCCATGTCAAAGCCAATGGGGATGcctctcctgcagcagcagagaatggCAAAGAGGAGGTACAGGCCAATGGCAAtgccacagcagaggagagcCCCAAGGTAGAGGCAAAGAAGGCCACACCTGCCCCCGCTGAAACAGAGGCGGCAAATGGGGAGACGGTAGAGGCAGCGTCTCCTGATCCTGCAGAGGGAGAGGCAACGAAAGCTGAAGATGGCGCCACGCCTTCCACCAGCAACGAGACccccaagaagaagaagaagaggtttTCCTTCAAGAAATCATTCAAGCTCAGTGGGTTTTCTTTCAAGAAAACCAAAAAGCAGACAGGAGAAGGGGctgagaatgaggaggaggtcCCTGCAGCGGCGTCCACAGAGGAGGCCAAGGCGGAAGGCACAGCAGAAGAGGCGGGCGCCAGTGAGGAGGCCAAACCCCCAGAGGGGGGGGCAGAACCTGCTGCAGAGCAGGCCAAGGAGGAGGTAGAGGTCAAGCCAGAGGCAGTGGCGGCAGTGCCCTCAGAGAAAGCTGCTGAGGAGGCCAAGGAGGCCGCTCCTGCTGAGGAACCAAAGGCGAATGAGGAACCAGCCAAGCCCGCCACTGAGGAGACACCTAAGGCAGAGGAGGGCACCCCTGCCCAACAGGAACCAGCATCATCAGAAGCTCCAGTTGCACTTGCTGAGGCTGCTGAATAA